A genomic stretch from Bosea sp. F3-2 includes:
- a CDS encoding ABC transporter permease yields the protein MSGVSVRPGGAAFSALRLAFGTLVVGFLLLPLVAILPLAFTDSVFLVYPISGPSMRWFGVLAESQAWTRAIVNSLIIGPGATVVATVIGTLAAMGLRRELVPFSGLLRSVFLLPMVVPAVVLGVGMQILYARMGLASSYLGVIIAHAVLCVPFVLVNVAGSLASIDPALERAAASLGASPVKVFRSVTLPLAMPGILTGAVFAFATSLDEVVITLFVAGPNQTTLARQMFSSLRENISPAIAAAAFIIMILTFAMLLAVKGVSLFPTLRKKRGIEGS from the coding sequence ATGAGCGGCGTTTCGGTTCGTCCGGGCGGCGCGGCGTTCAGCGCGTTGCGGCTCGCCTTCGGGACGCTCGTCGTCGGCTTCCTGCTGCTGCCGCTCGTCGCGATCCTGCCGCTCGCCTTCACCGACAGCGTCTTCCTCGTCTACCCGATCAGCGGCCCCTCGATGCGCTGGTTCGGCGTGCTGGCGGAGAGCCAGGCCTGGACGCGGGCGATCGTCAATTCGCTGATCATCGGCCCCGGCGCGACGGTGGTCGCAACGGTGATCGGGACGCTGGCGGCGATGGGCCTCCGGCGCGAGCTGGTGCCGTTCTCCGGCCTGCTGCGCTCGGTTTTCCTACTGCCGATGGTGGTGCCGGCGGTCGTGCTCGGCGTCGGCATGCAGATCCTCTACGCGCGCATGGGCCTGGCCTCGAGCTATCTCGGCGTGATCATCGCACATGCCGTACTGTGCGTGCCCTTCGTACTGGTCAACGTCGCAGGCTCGCTCGCCAGCATCGATCCGGCGCTGGAGCGTGCGGCGGCCAGCCTCGGCGCCTCCCCGGTCAAGGTTTTCCGGAGCGTGACCCTGCCCCTGGCCATGCCGGGCATCCTCACCGGCGCGGTCTTCGCCTTTGCCACCTCGCTCGACGAGGTCGTGATCACGCTGTTCGTCGCGGGCCCCAATCAGACCACGCTCGCCCGCCAGATGTTCTCTTCGCTGCGTGAGAATATCAGTCCTGCGATTGCGGCGGCCGCCTTCATCATCATGATTCTGACGTTCGCGATGCTGCTCGCCGTAAAGGGAGTCTCACTGTTTCCGACGCTGCGCAAAAAGCGAGGAATCGAAGGCAGCTAG
- a CDS encoding SIS domain-containing protein encodes MTGCLRIGVESKVVVDSHVQAISASLTGPDIVAITISHSGSTHETVTATRLAREAGATTICITNFGKSPLLAYADIVLNTVARETQFRTEAMTSRIAQLAVIDALIACLSLADYDKAVATIGKTFDVLATKRF; translated from the coding sequence ATTACCGGCTGCCTGCGCATCGGCGTCGAATCCAAGGTTGTAGTCGATTCGCACGTCCAGGCGATCAGCGCCTCGCTGACCGGTCCGGACATCGTAGCGATCACGATCTCGCATTCGGGCTCGACCCACGAAACCGTCACTGCGACCAGGCTGGCGCGGGAGGCGGGTGCAACCACAATCTGCATTACCAATTTCGGCAAATCGCCGCTGCTCGCCTATGCCGATATCGTCTTGAACACCGTGGCGCGGGAGACCCAGTTCCGCACCGAGGCGATGACGAGCCGCATCGCCCAGCTCGCCGTCATCGACGCCCTGATCGCCTGCCTGTCGCTGGCCGATTACGATAAGGCCGTCGCGACGATCGGCAAGACCTTCGACGTACTGGCGACGAAACGCTTCTAG
- the hisD gene encoding histidinol dehydrogenase yields the protein MSKLDPALEARIARIKSPKRSAWSDNTPVEATVKAVLEAVRQEGDAALRRYSREFDKLDIEAFEVTPGERIAALDGLDRQTRADTEFAIQRVRAFAEAQRKTLLPLEIEALPGLHLGHRIIPIARVGAYVPGGRYPLLSAPIMTIVPAKVAGCDEVITCLPPGAHPAMIAGCHLSGADRIFRVGGAQAIAAMAFGTESIPAVDKIVGPGNAYVNEAKRQVFGQVGIDQLAGPSEIFVVADETGDAVTIAVDLLAQAEHDVRTRVGLITTDRDLAEKVLAEIERQLGNLSTAPVAAAAWRDYGEIAVCADEATMLAYSDHIAAEHLEVHTRDAQATAAKLRNYGSIFIGVAASVVYSDKCCGTNHTLPTMAAGRYTGGLWVGSYLKTCTHQWLDERGVAAVAPPAMRQSASEGLEGHRRAAALRLAPAQLLGEIGA from the coding sequence ATGTCCAAACTCGACCCTGCCCTCGAAGCCCGGATCGCGCGCATCAAATCGCCCAAGCGCAGCGCCTGGAGCGACAACACCCCGGTCGAGGCCACGGTGAAGGCCGTTCTGGAGGCCGTACGGCAAGAGGGCGACGCGGCCCTGCGGCGCTATTCCCGCGAGTTCGACAAGCTCGACATCGAGGCCTTCGAGGTCACGCCCGGGGAGCGCATCGCCGCTCTCGACGGACTCGACAGGCAGACCCGCGCCGATACCGAATTCGCCATCCAGCGTGTGCGGGCCTTCGCAGAGGCGCAGCGCAAGACCCTGCTGCCGCTCGAGATCGAGGCGCTGCCGGGGCTGCATCTCGGCCACCGCATCATCCCGATCGCCCGCGTCGGCGCCTATGTGCCTGGCGGACGCTATCCGTTGCTGTCGGCGCCGATCATGACGATCGTGCCGGCCAAGGTCGCCGGTTGCGACGAGGTCATCACCTGCCTGCCGCCGGGGGCGCATCCGGCGATGATCGCGGGCTGTCATCTGTCCGGTGCCGATCGGATCTTCCGCGTCGGCGGCGCGCAGGCCATCGCCGCCATGGCCTTCGGCACGGAGAGCATTCCCGCCGTCGACAAGATCGTTGGCCCCGGCAACGCCTATGTGAACGAGGCCAAGCGGCAGGTCTTCGGACAGGTCGGCATTGACCAGTTGGCCGGGCCGAGCGAGATCTTCGTCGTGGCGGACGAAACCGGCGATGCGGTGACCATCGCTGTCGACCTGCTGGCGCAGGCGGAGCACGATGTGCGCACCCGTGTCGGGCTGATCACCACGGACCGCGATCTGGCGGAGAAGGTCCTCGCCGAGATCGAGCGCCAGCTCGGCAACCTGTCGACCGCCCCGGTCGCCGCCGCGGCCTGGCGCGACTATGGCGAGATCGCCGTCTGCGCCGACGAGGCGACCATGCTGGCCTATTCGGACCATATCGCGGCGGAGCATCTGGAGGTCCATACGCGCGACGCCCAGGCGACGGCCGCGAAGCTGCGCAACTACGGCTCGATCTTCATCGGGGTCGCCGCGAGCGTGGTCTATTCCGACAAATGCTGCGGCACCAACCACACGCTGCCGACCATGGCGGCCGGGCGCTATACCGGCGGTCTCTGGGTCGGCTCCTATCTCAAGACCTGCACGCATCAATGGCTCGACGAGCGCGGCGTCGCAGCTGTCGCCCCGCCGGCGATGCGCCAGAGCGCGAGCGAAGGGCTGGAAGGACACAGGCGGGCGGCGGCGCTGCGGCTGGCGCCGGCTCAATTGCTCGGCGAGATCGGAGCCTGA
- a CDS encoding HAD hydrolase-like protein, with product MLASASLARHARERGLVPVRVRPDIVFLGRDRRFSHARLALAANAIRAGAELVVANPDLVHPGPGGAVVPETGALLAALLACTGPVSYRLIGKPEPTLFATGLALLDLPKRAVAMLGDNPRTDGEGARRFGLRYVEIADGVFPQAHGETACPRQKGVIALPA from the coding sequence ATGCTGGCGAGCGCCAGCCTGGCGCGCCATGCCCGCGAGCGTGGCCTCGTGCCGGTCCGTGTGCGGCCCGATATCGTCTTTCTCGGCCGCGACCGGCGCTTCAGCCATGCGCGGCTGGCGCTCGCCGCCAATGCCATACGGGCGGGAGCCGAGCTCGTCGTCGCCAACCCGGATCTCGTCCATCCTGGCCCGGGCGGCGCGGTCGTGCCGGAGACCGGCGCGCTCCTGGCCGCGCTGCTCGCCTGCACCGGTCCGGTGAGCTATCGCCTCATCGGCAAGCCGGAGCCGACCCTGTTTGCTACTGGGCTCGCCTTGCTCGACCTGCCCAAGCGGGCTGTCGCGATGCTCGGCGACAATCCCCGGACCGATGGCGAGGGCGCCCGTCGCTTCGGCCTGCGCTATGTCGAGATCGCCGACGGGGTGTTCCCGCAAGCGCATGGCGAGACGGCTTGCCCACGGCAGAAAGGCGTGATCGCCTTGCCAGCATGA
- a CDS encoding cupin domain-containing protein has translation MKIGDRLRELRQRRKLSVRAVALRSGVSHSSISLVERDLISPSLDTLHAILDALGTTLSGFFLDFHAVSPPNPFCRAAEMVEIGRADAISYRVIGTGFPSRSMLMLHETYAPGADTGEAFFHSAQEGGLVIRGAVEVTVAGRTATLQPGDGYYFDSREPHRFRNVADEPSEIVSAITPPTY, from the coding sequence ATGAAGATCGGTGACCGTTTGAGGGAGCTGCGGCAGCGCCGAAAGCTCAGCGTCCGCGCCGTCGCCTTGCGCTCGGGCGTGTCCCATTCCTCGATTTCACTGGTCGAGCGGGATCTGATCAGCCCTTCGCTGGACACGCTGCACGCGATCCTCGATGCGCTCGGCACAACGCTTTCGGGCTTCTTTCTGGATTTTCACGCGGTCTCGCCGCCAAATCCGTTCTGCCGAGCGGCGGAGATGGTCGAAATCGGCCGTGCGGACGCCATTTCCTACCGCGTCATCGGCACCGGGTTTCCGAGCCGCTCGATGCTGATGCTGCACGAGACCTATGCTCCCGGGGCGGATACGGGCGAGGCCTTCTTTCATTCGGCCCAGGAAGGCGGCCTCGTCATCCGCGGCGCGGTCGAAGTGACGGTGGCGGGCCGGACAGCCACTCTGCAGCCCGGCGATGGTTATTATTTCGACAGCCGCGAGCCGCACCGTTTCCGCAATGTCGCCGACGAGCCCAGCGAGATCGTGAGCGCCATCACGCCGCCGACATACTAG
- a CDS encoding oxidoreductase produces MSVWFITGASRGFGAQVAKLALAKGDAVVATARDPKSAIASLGEHPNLLAVALDVTDEAQAHAAVKEAIHRFGRIDILLNNAGFGLLGAVEEATATEVEALYRTNVFGVLNICRAVLPHMRRARSGHILNISSIGGYRSAAGFGVYCSTKFAVEGLTEALADELAPLGIKATVIEPGYFRTDFLDARSLSTSGARIDDYAETAGAVREHAAKLSHRQPGDPAKLAAAIVALGGNPDAPLRMPFGSDTVAAIEAKNAFVAKELAAWREVSVSTDFTDSSAAV; encoded by the coding sequence ATGTCTGTCTGGTTCATCACCGGCGCTTCCCGCGGCTTCGGCGCACAGGTTGCGAAGCTCGCCCTTGCGAAGGGCGATGCGGTTGTCGCCACCGCCCGCGATCCGAAGAGCGCCATCGCCTCGCTCGGCGAGCATCCCAATCTGCTCGCCGTCGCGCTCGACGTCACCGACGAGGCGCAGGCGCATGCGGCCGTCAAGGAAGCGATCCATCGCTTCGGCCGGATCGATATCCTGCTCAACAATGCCGGCTTCGGGCTGCTCGGCGCCGTGGAAGAAGCTACCGCCACCGAGGTCGAGGCGCTCTACCGGACCAACGTCTTCGGCGTGCTCAATATCTGCCGAGCGGTCCTGCCGCACATGCGGCGCGCCCGTAGCGGCCACATCCTGAACATCTCCTCGATCGGTGGCTATCGCAGCGCGGCGGGCTTCGGCGTCTATTGCTCGACCAAGTTCGCGGTCGAGGGTCTCACCGAAGCGCTGGCCGACGAGCTCGCCCCGCTAGGGATCAAGGCCACGGTTATCGAGCCCGGCTATTTCCGCACGGATTTCCTCGATGCCCGTTCGCTCAGCACCAGCGGCGCTCGGATCGACGACTATGCTGAGACGGCGGGTGCCGTCCGTGAGCATGCGGCGAAACTGAGCCATCGCCAGCCCGGCGACCCGGCCAAGCTCGCCGCCGCGATCGTCGCCCTGGGCGGCAACCCCGACGCCCCGCTGCGGATGCCTTTTGGCAGCGACACGGTCGCGGCGATCGAAGCCAAGAACGCCTTCGTCGCCAAGGAACTCGCCGCCTGGCGCGAGGTATCCGTTAGCACCGACTTCACGGACAGCAGCGCGGCGGTCTGA
- a CDS encoding ABC transporter permease: MSARLKALLLIMPLVVFLGLFFLWPLWMMISTSVQGGTVRLAFPQTATAIASWDGNGTPPAPLQAALIRDLRADTPQERFGDAVRTLNSQQAGFRTLLPRTARAVREAGETDPIDLAAIDPRWNDQAYWLALKRGMPAYTDANLLAAVDLKRNDDARIEPVEPDFAVNRAIMLRTFVIAAQVTLLCAAMGLPFAMLAASVTGWKRNALLVAVLLPLWTSLLVRTAAWLILLQDNGLINQTLRAIGLIDTPLSLIYNRTGVLIAMTHVLLPLMVLPIYASLIAIPRNLMPAAAALGAAPLQAFRHVLLPLAMPGLLSGSLLVFMVALGYYITPALMGGAGDQMISSVIAFYATGTANWGMAGALGLFLLVPTTVLYIVYSRLSRTPLVQT; the protein is encoded by the coding sequence ATGAGCGCGCGCCTCAAGGCCCTGCTTCTCATTATGCCGCTGGTGGTCTTCCTCGGCCTGTTCTTCCTCTGGCCGCTCTGGATGATGATCTCGACCTCGGTGCAGGGCGGCACGGTGCGCCTCGCCTTTCCGCAAACGGCAACCGCGATCGCGAGCTGGGACGGCAACGGGACGCCCCCGGCCCCCTTGCAGGCCGCCCTCATCCGGGATTTGCGAGCCGATACGCCGCAGGAGCGCTTCGGCGATGCCGTGCGCACGCTCAACAGCCAGCAGGCCGGCTTCCGCACGCTGCTGCCGCGGACGGCGCGGGCCGTGCGGGAGGCCGGCGAGACCGATCCGATCGATCTCGCCGCCATCGATCCGCGATGGAACGACCAGGCCTATTGGTTGGCCCTGAAGCGCGGCATGCCGGCTTATACTGACGCCAATCTGCTGGCGGCCGTCGACCTCAAGCGCAACGACGATGCGCGGATCGAACCCGTCGAGCCCGATTTCGCTGTCAATCGGGCGATCATGCTGCGCACCTTCGTCATCGCGGCGCAGGTCACGCTGCTCTGTGCGGCGATGGGCCTGCCCTTCGCCATGCTGGCCGCGAGCGTGACGGGCTGGAAGCGCAATGCGCTGCTCGTCGCGGTGCTGCTGCCGCTCTGGACCTCGCTGCTGGTGCGGACCGCGGCCTGGCTGATCCTGCTGCAGGACAACGGGCTGATCAACCAGACGCTGCGTGCGATCGGTCTGATCGATACGCCGCTCTCGCTGATCTACAACCGCACCGGCGTGCTGATCGCCATGACGCATGTGCTGCTGCCGCTGATGGTGCTGCCGATCTACGCCAGCCTGATCGCGATCCCGCGCAACCTGATGCCGGCCGCGGCGGCGCTCGGTGCCGCCCCGCTGCAGGCTTTCCGACATGTCCTGCTACCGCTCGCCATGCCCGGCCTCCTGTCCGGCTCGCTGCTCGTCTTCATGGTGGCGTTGGGCTACTACATCACGCCCGCCCTGATGGGCGGCGCGGGCGATCAGATGATCAGCTCGGTGATCGCCTTCTACGCGACGGGAACCGCGAACTGGGGCATGGCGGGAGCGCTCGGCTTGTTCCTGCTGGTGCCGACGACGGTGCTCTACATCGTCTACAGCCGGCTCTCGCGCACGCCGCTGGTGCAGACATGA
- a CDS encoding IS110 family transposase, with protein sequence MSQSSNTLGPVHYDGTLVLAIELSSKSWVLAAQIPGLPQTRAKRTIDPDKLALQSAIDGYRARAAAAGHSVDRVIATYEAGWSGFWLARWLIAMGVEVHVIQPSSVPVDRRMRRAKSDGIDAELLLRTLLAWLRGEPRVCSMVPIPDEVDEDARRCVRERTELVSERVGLVNRIGAVLATLGAGDYNPLLQNRRRRLAELRTGLGKPLPPNALAKIERLLTRLELVIAQMAELERDRDAVAEAVAPDEGGKMIQQLCSLRGIGVQSATVLVREAFVRRFANGKALGSYAGLAATPYSSGGIEREQGIGKAGNRRLRTVMVELAWLWQRYQPGTAQVAWFRDRVGSTGRRVRKVMVVALARKLLIALWRFVIDGIVPEGAIMKPSA encoded by the coding sequence ATGTCGCAGTCATCCAACACTCTCGGCCCTGTTCATTACGATGGAACGCTCGTGCTCGCGATCGAGCTGAGTAGCAAGAGTTGGGTTCTGGCGGCGCAGATCCCCGGTCTTCCGCAGACGCGGGCGAAGCGCACCATCGATCCGGACAAGCTCGCCCTTCAATCCGCGATCGACGGCTACCGCGCTCGTGCGGCTGCTGCCGGCCACTCGGTCGACCGGGTCATTGCGACCTATGAAGCCGGGTGGTCCGGGTTCTGGCTGGCAAGATGGCTCATCGCGATGGGCGTAGAGGTCCATGTCATCCAGCCTTCGAGCGTGCCCGTGGATCGGCGTATGCGCCGCGCGAAGTCCGACGGCATCGATGCCGAATTGCTCCTGCGCACGCTGCTCGCATGGCTCCGCGGCGAACCCCGCGTCTGTTCGATGGTGCCGATCCCTGATGAAGTCGACGAGGATGCCCGGCGCTGCGTCCGGGAACGGACCGAGCTGGTCTCCGAGCGTGTTGGCCTTGTCAACCGGATCGGTGCTGTTCTGGCGACGCTCGGAGCCGGCGACTACAATCCCCTTCTCCAAAATCGCCGCCGCCGGCTGGCTGAGCTGCGGACCGGGCTTGGCAAGCCGCTCCCGCCAAACGCGCTGGCCAAAATCGAACGATTGCTCACCAGGTTGGAACTTGTGATCGCGCAAATGGCGGAGTTGGAGCGCGACCGCGATGCCGTTGCCGAGGCCGTTGCGCCAGACGAAGGCGGCAAGATGATCCAGCAACTTTGCAGCCTGCGCGGCATCGGTGTGCAAAGCGCGACCGTGCTGGTCCGCGAGGCCTTTGTGCGCCGCTTTGCCAACGGGAAGGCGCTTGGCTCATACGCCGGTCTTGCTGCGACTCCGTACAGCAGCGGCGGGATCGAGCGCGAGCAAGGGATCGGAAAAGCTGGCAATCGACGGCTCAGAACCGTGATGGTCGAGCTCGCCTGGCTCTGGCAGCGCTATCAGCCTGGTACAGCGCAAGTGGCCTGGTTCCGCGATCGCGTCGGCTCAACCGGCCGGCGTGTCCGCAAAGTGATGGTGGTCGCCCTCGCGCGCAAACTCCTGATCGCCCTGTGGAGGTTTGTCATTGACGGTATCGTGCCCGAGGGCGCGATCATGAAGCCCTCGGCGTAG
- a CDS encoding ABC transporter ATP-binding protein, which yields MQDPDPFIHFEAISKVFGAVTVVDSLDFHVARGEFVSLLGPSGSGKTTLLMMLAGFETPSGGSIHVDGRRVEHLPPHKREMGVVFQNYALFPHMTIAENVGFPLKMRGVARAERDARVKRALDLVRLGHLADRKPSQLSGGQQQRIALSRALVYEPKVVLMDEPLSALDKQLREHMQLEIRALHRDLGLTVIFVTHDQGEALTMSDRVAVLNRGKIEQFDTPSGLYDRPQTRFVAEFIGETNLLAGRVSQRRGEAATVALASGGSVTCERAAAFETAQDVMVSVRPEMLHLVQDPGAENALPVTIEDHVYHGDHIRLHLACAESRLVARAGRRDAAPPIGSKAFASFAPGDCSLVAP from the coding sequence TTGCAAGATCCGGATCCGTTCATCCATTTCGAGGCCATCAGCAAGGTTTTCGGCGCAGTTACGGTGGTCGATTCACTCGACTTCCACGTCGCGCGGGGCGAGTTCGTCAGCCTCCTCGGCCCTTCCGGCTCCGGCAAGACGACGCTCCTGATGATGCTGGCGGGCTTCGAGACGCCATCCGGCGGCAGTATCCATGTCGACGGGCGGCGCGTCGAGCACCTGCCGCCGCACAAGCGCGAGATGGGTGTGGTCTTCCAGAACTACGCGCTGTTCCCGCATATGACGATCGCGGAGAATGTCGGCTTTCCGCTCAAGATGCGCGGCGTCGCCAGAGCCGAGCGCGACGCGCGGGTGAAACGCGCCCTCGATCTGGTGCGCCTCGGCCATCTCGCCGACCGCAAGCCCTCGCAGCTCTCCGGCGGCCAGCAGCAGCGCATCGCGCTGTCGCGCGCCCTGGTCTACGAACCCAAGGTCGTGCTGATGGACGAGCCGCTCAGCGCGCTCGACAAGCAACTGCGCGAGCATATGCAGCTCGAGATCCGCGCGTTGCACCGCGACCTCGGGCTGACCGTGATCTTCGTCACGCATGACCAAGGCGAAGCGCTGACCATGTCGGACCGCGTCGCGGTGCTCAACCGCGGCAAGATCGAGCAGTTCGATACGCCGTCCGGCCTCTATGACAGGCCGCAGACGCGCTTCGTCGCCGAGTTCATCGGAGAGACGAACCTGCTCGCGGGGCGGGTCTCGCAACGCCGGGGCGAAGCCGCGACAGTCGCGCTCGCATCCGGGGGGAGCGTGACCTGCGAGCGGGCGGCGGCCTTCGAAACGGCCCAGGACGTCATGGTCTCGGTGCGCCCCGAAATGCTGCATCTCGTCCAGGATCCCGGCGCCGAGAACGCCTTGCCCGTGACGATCGAAGACCACGTCTATCACGGCGACCATATCCGCCTGCATCTCGCCTGCGCCGAAAGCCGTCTCGTCGCCCGCGCCGGCCGCCGCGACGCAGCGCCGCCGATCGGCAGCAAGGCCTTCGCCAGCTTCGCACCGGGCGATTGTTCGCTGGTGGCCCCATGA
- a CDS encoding LysR family transcriptional regulator: MKSDPASLSMFLAVARHRSFRRAADELGCTPSAISHGLRALEERLQIRLLNRTTRSVALTEAGQRLHDRIEPAFRDISDALDDLNIYRDQPVGSLRLNAAHLATQMVLLPLALRFMQQHPQVTLEIIADNALVDMVSEGFDAGVRFGEVIAQDMIAVPIGPRQRSAVVAAPEFLARHFTPSAPEELRTLPCLQLRFASGRLYDWEFERGGIEFQVAVQGSLILGDQGHILQAALAGMGVAYLFEMQVEQHLAEGRLVRVLDDWCPYYPGFHLYYPSRRQMPSTLRAFVDFVRGERTVSA, translated from the coding sequence ATGAAAAGCGATCCGGCTTCCCTTTCCATGTTCCTGGCGGTGGCGCGGCATCGCAGTTTCCGCCGCGCCGCCGACGAGCTCGGCTGCACGCCCTCGGCAATCAGCCATGGCCTGCGAGCACTGGAAGAGCGGTTGCAGATCCGCCTGTTGAACCGCACGACCCGCAGCGTCGCGCTGACCGAGGCCGGACAGCGTCTCCATGATCGGATCGAGCCAGCGTTCCGCGACATCAGCGACGCGCTCGACGATCTCAATATCTACCGCGACCAGCCGGTCGGCAGCCTGCGTCTCAACGCTGCCCATCTGGCGACGCAGATGGTGCTGCTGCCTCTGGCGCTGCGCTTCATGCAGCAGCATCCGCAGGTGACGCTGGAGATCATTGCAGACAATGCGCTGGTCGACATGGTTTCGGAGGGCTTCGACGCCGGTGTCCGCTTCGGGGAGGTGATCGCGCAGGACATGATCGCCGTGCCGATCGGCCCGCGGCAGCGTTCGGCCGTCGTCGCTGCGCCGGAATTCCTTGCCCGGCATTTCACGCCCTCGGCGCCGGAGGAGCTGCGGACGCTTCCCTGCCTGCAGCTGCGCTTCGCCAGTGGGCGTCTTTACGACTGGGAGTTCGAGCGCGGGGGGATCGAGTTCCAGGTGGCGGTCCAAGGGTCGCTCATCCTCGGCGACCAGGGACACATCCTGCAGGCGGCGCTCGCCGGCATGGGCGTCGCTTATCTCTTCGAGATGCAGGTCGAGCAACATCTCGCGGAGGGTCGGCTGGTCAGGGTCCTCGATGACTGGTGCCCGTATTATCCGGGCTTCCATCTCTACTACCCGAGCCGACGGCAGATGCCGTCGACCTTACGGGCCTTCGTCGATTTTGTGCGCGGAGAGCGGACGGTCTCGGCCTGA